One genomic window of Haloferax mediterranei ATCC 33500 includes the following:
- a CDS encoding histidine kinase N-terminal 7TM domain-containing protein: MDGTWQFHPIFIPLIVSVLLAGAIAAYSFRYRTTTGATALGTITVASAWWSALYLLQLAGTSVEWQLFWLRLSYVGVSVLPPAWLAFALQYADSRITPTRKRIAIITVPSVLLSAMVMANPLHGLAWTVTGITESPLVVVQRELHLWYYAHVAYSYLLVLLGMSVLLRRILRLRRVLRIQGLAIFAGAAVSLAPNIYWVLGGSVLNYTSIAFAASGVLFAVALFRYRLLDLVPVARDTVVEEMRDAYVVLDKDRRIIDLNPAAQQLLSSPDDSIGCHLSTVAPPIDDLLEDVQGDSRQDTTVVFEVDGDGTHRYLEVRASPLAEGESGMVVTIRDATERQRAQRRFQSSIEHASDVIAVLDEEGRIEYVSPPIEELTGHSPDALIGKSSFDLVDDVDLDSVKQTFSRICELPGGAERFEARISGPGDDPVVVEGIGRNLLNEPFVEGIVLNLRDITERTKRERKLSRANERLERFASVVSHDLRNPLNIASGHLELARETGDDAHTETAQRALERMDDIIQDALSLARHGQIVEDPTPVRLGNIASLAWDVVVTDDAQLTIESDGTIAADPDRLRRLFENLVRNAFEHGGDDINLWVGTTDDGFYVEDSGMGIPEDKRDDVFESGFSTNSGGTGLGLAIVAEIVDAHGWDIYVEHGRDGGARFVVSGASVDIGETATQP; encoded by the coding sequence ATGGACGGTACGTGGCAGTTTCATCCCATCTTTATCCCCCTCATTGTGTCTGTCCTCTTGGCGGGAGCAATCGCTGCGTACTCGTTTCGATATCGCACGACGACCGGTGCAACTGCACTCGGGACGATTACCGTCGCTTCAGCGTGGTGGTCCGCGTTGTATCTTCTCCAACTTGCCGGAACCAGTGTGGAGTGGCAATTGTTCTGGCTTCGACTGTCATATGTCGGTGTCAGCGTCCTCCCACCCGCGTGGCTCGCCTTCGCCCTCCAGTACGCCGACTCTCGAATCACGCCCACACGGAAGCGGATTGCAATTATCACCGTGCCGTCTGTTCTCTTGTCAGCCATGGTCATGGCGAATCCTCTCCACGGACTTGCGTGGACTGTGACCGGTATCACCGAGTCACCGCTCGTCGTCGTCCAGCGTGAACTCCACCTGTGGTACTACGCCCACGTCGCCTACTCGTATCTGCTGGTTCTTCTCGGGATGTCGGTTCTATTGCGCCGAATCCTTCGGTTGCGGCGAGTCCTCCGAATACAGGGACTCGCTATCTTCGCCGGTGCTGCCGTCTCACTCGCACCAAATATCTACTGGGTCCTGGGTGGTTCGGTACTCAACTACACGTCTATCGCGTTCGCCGCCTCCGGCGTGCTCTTCGCGGTTGCACTCTTTCGATATCGGCTCTTGGACCTCGTGCCAGTCGCCCGGGACACCGTCGTCGAGGAGATGCGAGACGCCTACGTTGTCCTCGACAAGGACCGTCGAATCATCGATTTGAATCCGGCAGCACAGCAACTGCTCTCGTCGCCCGATGATTCTATTGGATGCCATCTCTCGACGGTGGCACCGCCAATCGACGACCTTCTCGAAGACGTACAGGGCGACAGCAGACAGGATACGACAGTCGTCTTCGAGGTAGATGGGGACGGGACCCATCGGTATCTCGAAGTCAGGGCATCGCCGCTTGCCGAAGGTGAAAGCGGGATGGTCGTCACCATCCGTGACGCGACTGAGCGACAGCGTGCTCAGCGGCGATTTCAATCCTCCATCGAACACGCGTCGGATGTCATTGCCGTCCTCGACGAGGAGGGTCGAATCGAGTACGTGAGTCCGCCAATCGAAGAGTTGACCGGACATTCTCCGGACGCACTCATCGGCAAATCCAGTTTCGACCTTGTCGATGACGTGGACCTCGACTCGGTGAAACAGACGTTTTCCCGGATTTGTGAACTGCCGGGGGGAGCCGAACGATTCGAGGCGCGCATTAGCGGCCCCGGAGACGACCCCGTGGTCGTCGAAGGAATCGGACGAAACCTACTGAACGAGCCGTTCGTAGAGGGTATCGTCCTGAACCTTCGAGATATCACCGAACGGACGAAACGAGAACGGAAACTCAGTCGGGCGAACGAGCGACTGGAACGGTTCGCAAGCGTGGTCTCTCACGACCTCCGCAACCCGCTCAACATCGCATCCGGTCATCTCGAACTGGCGCGCGAGACGGGAGACGACGCCCACACAGAGACGGCACAACGCGCACTCGAACGGATGGACGACATCATCCAGGATGCGCTCAGTCTCGCCCGACACGGGCAAATCGTCGAGGACCCGACGCCGGTTCGACTCGGAAACATCGCTTCGCTAGCGTGGGATGTCGTCGTGACGGACGACGCGCAACTCACTATCGAATCGGACGGAACCATCGCCGCCGACCCCGACCGACTCCGGCGGCTCTTCGAAAACCTCGTTCGTAACGCGTTCGAACACGGCGGCGACGACATCAATCTCTGGGTCGGAACGACCGACGACGGATTCTACGTCGAAGATTCGGGAATGGGAATTCCAGAGGACAAACGAGACGACGTGTTCGAGTCGGGGTTTTCGACGAACAGCGGCGGAACCGGACTCGGGCTCGCTATCGTCGCCGAAATCGTGGATGCCCACGGCTGGGACATCTACGTCGAACACGGCCGAGACGGGGGTGCGCGGTTCGTCGTGAGCGGTGCGTCAGTCGACATCGGTGAGACGGCGACGCAGCCGTAG